A stretch of the Oncorhynchus mykiss isolate Arlee chromosome 23, USDA_OmykA_1.1, whole genome shotgun sequence genome encodes the following:
- the LOC110502406 gene encoding cGMP-dependent protein kinase 2, giving the protein MVASQQLAMGNGSIKAPRPEDRCLASSLKVEPQGSPVWDAEPLRLRIARLEEELAQRDQEFKAQELQLQSLQRELEAKVSQIEKLQDAIGYNSLGRSAPAPNYPSHRMLSVINQGPTRFHRVAVEVHCRLKAKEGVSAEPTSGHFCGGFRAQHVSIERARVRKVSSTKKLINDAIMNNDFLKKLDPQHLREMVDCMYERIYTDGQLVIQEGEPGNYLYVLADGLLKVTQNGKLLGEMRPRTAFGELAILYNCKRTATVKAVSQAHIWALDRQTFQSIMMKSTQATQEEYFSFLRSVSLLRDLPEEKLSKIVDCLEIDYFDKGEYIIREGEEGNTFFIIAKGEVCVTQTTEGCTEPREIKTLGVGDYFGEKALISEDVRSANIISTENDTQCLVVDRDNFNQMVGTYEELQAYLKEYVEELSRCDVRRNALPHSPVIDSSPEAQEVHRLRERIAVLPTHDPFQDLEIIATLGMGGFGRVELVKLRDEDTTFALKCIKKKHILDTRQQEHIYSERNVLQLTKSHFIVSLFRTFRDDKYVYLLLEVCLGGELWSVLRDMSFFEEQTARFCIACVLEAFDYLHARGIIYRDLKPENLLLDAEGYVKMADFGFAKRIGLGKKTWTFCGTPEYVAPEVIMNKGHDFGADCWSLGILIFELLTGSPPFSGTDPIKIYTMVLHGIEKVEFPKRISKRPDDLIRRLCKLNPVDRLGNKKNGIFDIKKHKWFQGFNGEGLRCQKLISPLKRELKGPMDHSHFDIFPPELEEPPDELSGWDKDF; this is encoded by the exons ATGGTGGCCAGCCAACAGCTGGCCATGGGCAACGGTTCAATCAAAGCCCCACGGCCAGAGGACAGATGCCTGGCCTCCAGCCTCAAGGTGGAGCCTCAGGGCAGCCCAGTGTGGGACGCGGAGCCCCTGAGGCTCAGGATAGCCCGCCTGGAAGAGGAGCTGGCCCAGAGGGACCAGGAGTTTAAAGCCCAGGAGCTGCAGCTGCAAAGCCTGCAGAGAGAGCTGGAGGCGAAAGTCTCCCAAATAGAGAAGCTCCAGGATGCCATCGGCTACAACAGCCTAGGCCGCTCCGCTCCGGCTCCCAACTACCCCAGCCACCGCATGCTCAGTGTCATCAACCAGGGTCCCACCCGCTTCCACAGGGTGGCTGTGGAGGTCCACTGCAGGCTCAAGGCCAAGGAGGGCGTGTCAGCTGAGCCCACCTCAGGGCACTTCTGCGGGGGTTTCAGAGCCCAACATGTGTCCATAGAGAGGGCCCGTGTCCGCAAGGTCTCCAG cACCAAGAAGCTAATCAATGACGCCATCATGAACAATGACTTCCTGAAGAAGCTGGATCCGCAGCACctgagggagatggtggactgcaTGTATGAGAGGATCTACACTGATGGCCAACTGGTCATCCAGGAGGGAGAACCAGGGAACTACCTCTATGTGCTGGCAG ATGGCCTGCTAAAGGTCACGCAGAATGGCAAATTGCTTGGAGAGATGCGTCCCAGGACTGCCTTTGGAGAGTTGGCTATATTGTACAACTGTAAGAGAACTGCTACAGTGAAAG CTGTATCCCAGGCTCATATCTGGGCTCTGGACCGTCAGACCTTCCAGAGTATTATGATGAAGTCTACACAGGCCACACAAGAAGAGTACTTCAGCTTCCTACGCAG TGTATCTCTGCTGAGAGACCTGCCAGAAGAGAAGCTCTCTAAAATCGTTGACTGTCTGGAAATT GACTATTTTGATAAAGGAGAGTATATCATTCGGGAGGGCGAAGAAGGGAACACTTTCTTCATTATAGCTAAAGGAGAG GTGTGTGTCACCCAGACCACAGAGGGATGTACTGAGCCGCGGGAGATAAAGACGCTGGGTGTGGGCGACTACTTTGGAGAAAAAGCCCTCATAAG TGAGGATGTGCGTTCAGCAAACATCATCTCTACTGAGAATGACACACAGTGCTTGGTGGTGGACAGAGA CAACTTCAACCAGATGGTGGGCACTTATGAGGAGCTGCAGGCGTATCTGAAGGAATATGTCGAAGAGCTCTCCCGATGTGACGTGAGGAGAAATGCACT GCCCCATTCCCCCGTTATCGACTCGTCCCCAGAGGCCCAGGAAGTGCACCGGCTCAGGGAGAGGATTGCTGTCCTCCCCACCCATGACCCCTTCCAGGACCTGGAGATCATAGCCACACTGGGCATGGGTGGGTTCGGCCGAGTAGAGCTG GTGAAACTGAGAGATGAGGACACCACATTTGCTCTGAAGTGTATTAAAAAGAAGCACATTTTGGACACGAGACAACAGGAGCACATCTACTCTGAGAGGAATGTCCTTCAGCTGACCAAGTCACACTTCATAGTCAG TTTGTTTCGGACATTCCGAGATGACAAGTATGTGTACTTGCTACTGGAAGTCTGTCTGGGTGGTGAGCTGTGGAGTGTACTACGGGACAT GAGTTTCTTTGAGGAGCAGACAGCCCGCTTCTGCATTGCCTGTGTCCTGGAAGCCTTTGACTACCTCCACGCCAGAGGAATCATCTACAGAGACCTGAAACCTGAGAACCTACTACTGGATGCAGAAGGCTATGTCAAAATG GCTGACTTTGGTTTTGCTAAGAGGATAGGCCTGGGGAAGAAGACATGGACATTCTGTGGGACCCCAGAGTATGTGGCCCCAGAGGTCATCATGAACAAGGGCCATGACTTTGGAGCTGACTGCTGGTCTCTAGGGATCCTCATTTTTGAGCTGCTGACTGGCAG CCCACCATTTTCTGGAACTGACCCTATAAAGATCTACACCATGGTCCTCCACGGGATTGAAAAGGTTGAGTTCCCCAAGAGGATCAGCAAGCGCCCCGATGACCTCATCAGGAGACTCTGCAA GCTCAACCCTGTGGATAGGCTTGGTAATAAGAAGAACGGAATCTTCGACATTAAGAAACACAA GTGGTTCCAGGGCTTCAACGGGGAGGGGCTGAGATGCCAGAAGCTCATATCCCCACTGAAGAGAGAG CTGAAGGGGCCGATGGACCACAGCCACTTTGACATCTTTCCCCCAGAGCTGGAGGAGCCTCCAGATGAGCTGTCAGGCTGGGACAAGGACTTCTGA